The Plasmodium knowlesi strain H genome assembly, chromosome: 14 genome has a segment encoding these proteins:
- a CDS encoding WD repeat-containing protein, putative: protein MYTEKLNLNSENEKITSLDFQPCSTVNRLAISSLHQIKIYRIPVYDTSSKGKIHIELLFISNDHNLVYINTIRWSFNGQYLASCDSGGTLVCYELNSQKNGKVSGEEIKNLPKEVSTKYTVGNISTQGNSNNREEWKITRYIKILESGEIFDLAWSRDNEHVVCGVSKGMVYIFNLKKSYISHKLFVKGTRENIKGVSFHPTNNCILAQSSDNIVCLWRKMNIYPEQKNYLLTCGGQGKRSFEKEEKEDTCSPKYDCTNTNQAGEFTQSQGINREYFECLYEEQMNETNQNIDTPTIRHIYFDTFGKYASITHIPNNGRNCGVLLKINNSDQINRRRLFLDGHSSCIRVAKIGDKVFIDRKRKKLYSLYCQCSDNGIISLWKIFLKRVQYSGKMHPPQGNPHMVQGRHPSEVVKHQHQHQQQQSYGTHSEHPPGRKTHKLSRKKRKKVNRYAKCFLIIQSLLEEQTCAVDASWSSASDQLVIGASNGSVYIVQINIRALKLRPFYNQVFLEINEITLKCNRDHATDMVQQNNPKVKSGKDIVERKPKNRITPKIKYLYDEHGNVVENTKSHEIIHILQCTVCNYNVDIHPYFSDSLKWNFFLEDPISGERKYRNRTVRYIYDFPSFMRWFIWIVVKCVEFALRGVLPLWEALAAAAESHQEVSSEGGHSGQSNYSGGGGRVNKGMSGSVMGSGVGGDGTMCSGGDGDDEDDGNDRDRGRGNGHNNDAGGDDDDDDDKKEEEQEGVDIGEDEEEREYVDNDKGGKEVIPTGRNLSMDSNPRVDSNPRVDSNPPFGSNPRSSNRQSKGRGEKNKINKIKSTKEKKTRRRSSVEKKGRKYTESHLELGRYLTSNENLSIVNVEYVNEDNENSNKYSYDNNHMYSNRPRRTSSGYLANEEGSRSSPMNSLNDDESMEESNKNIDLKILDIIRNNYNKDSYAATTIPLLDEDFCGLPRMEDCGGMDSYVNKVEGNSRYPVQKEREGNMRLSDLKGNEDRKKRKVKKESSGANRRDTKGGAKGDEGKKRVKRERKEGIKESAKEDSKEGVKDGKKRQKKGRATGVETVKGVTNQTVDGHCDRQVEEANAARTVLSDRQAERPVEQSKGEYSERPSEEKIMESTEQLNWDPAGERAEVEGGDCAPTFRKETRRETRKKKQKGGEDKEIGHMGNSMEDIQNEEKGENLRVEVQDRVWSETSEAKKEARRAARREARREARREAKREARKEAEKYPSENPNRDPNGDPNGGLNGGLNGGPNGDANEGLNESPSAKRKKRPKKRRTGKDSDREWENFNPHAELRYVEESQLVAKVPPRGCKEIMDSYNIRKKEIRTGKNRSGEFYSSNDVNVGELSRSNQAKGNYTSEGLEDCNNEEQTNVTPKYGMKIQERQFSQPCESIKKDGVVRSSWLNDGELVSRGRNNNMCVREDEYSDGYNSGGAYSGECADEYMDARSGVLNDDYRDGQLEDGQFGEPIGKSCDTRSISNQEMKTKQKRSFERMTPYNSYERRKREQPKKKGKLEGKVLYSNGILDQRLHSAPVKTSVVNREHVMQGDDTWVRGSLGGVDRVDRDKVKEHLEEEMHVIAGGEEGDDEEGEESDVGDSEGEGVNAGGATRIMHLESLKVQQSPKETVPMQQSSRRTQLYGEVDGTHNYTERNAKRVGGEDLFETEEHYGWPEREGTDQDETNPYGVKKENHDEENENRNYLSGNTLKRYTFDTGNNSSSKRIPTEGLKRIIRGGGSFNRNCEQGERRCINRYTSSGREEDAFISDEKGKNTYNNAMNRSNCSVDERVDFAQRDRNHTDNIHVEKYKNKIFFFDSRTENCTISCMLGDGITNPIDDGCHVMRRRKPFYLLWEDEVVGKFIKQALFGNYLFVVTSENGMYILNVFHIESRLVLYNFVFPLTTDICDICIIRSLHLGTETYTFFYLHDCKNRYYIYQLVNYCTVSLLYEIDTSKIGVQVQNMNINLMERLTRSGATQGGIKKRKKCLRNFARHMLAKQGKGNVVSGKKGNHKRGRIRGANILNGLLKKFEKKKKKKKKMVMKKMTRTKTKPRTKAKPRTKTIQREKKKGEKGEKGIKKLIKYMTFFEHPSEINNGEDDPEKVNLKWMKFSGNVGRINRENALGGMKTYPFYLGGEYQMEAKTYQGGVTMRRLAGEGDYEHHVSNDIGEVTLPVENNITLGSSNVYCQGTKLEGEMKMPSSLVPANVSNLWTHYPAHLLTEDQADVYCLVGDENGRNCLHPTKGKRHMDDVFNRNIQGSDILYDSIYRKKNFLYSYMCIFVYFKNGMIFLIRRNLIVKGGGTGDHQISNHPIIISLSEHLHHDDGVTLATRLDNQYYNKSLYCDVQIEEVDDGTVNASMVDDTAVHGAAFLSRNAHVARANAYISTCENLHAIQKEGLRNLYTYSNFFSVYDFDIKELLKGDDIFEDVGTTRGKTKKLLKEKNRTKGKDLQGGGENIQGEIPQEYFFSDEKNGSTVNTTSDLSPNINMAHQMYSIAKRKNCLLKDINEGGIRVNHLASPVQGERLRDPPLKEAMLDTVMWGESTQLEGKWMQTPQLGSEKVPWVSPHMDEPNSHFHAHSSPATRHHLPWGKSNEEVPNAVTGFPEGEAQFLSVDGRSRNDASNDVGNHVGNHVGNDFGNDVGNDVDNHVGNHVDNHVDNHVDNHVDNHVGKDFSDGDFADFIGSDYEDCSDGYLEDTPTEKKTNVYLQTVKFLQTQMRYSILLMNRRIFLKYLHAYLNLIKEYADLQRIQQIFLYFMHTTLYHSQTFLSDLHIFLETMDEPYWLDTNALLSMNVHFFFLLVFIYDNYLLPIYRKVRRRRKDGIQVNPRLEPFLVFLRESRNCIYHVQKIFQRNFRYIASS, encoded by the coding sequence GAGAGTTCACTCAGTCGCAAGGCATCAACAGAGAGTATTTTGAATGCTTGTATGAGGAGCAAATGAACGAGACGAATCAAAATATTGATACCCCAACTATTCGACACATCTATTTTGACACCTTCGGGAAGTATGCTAGCATCACACACATTCCAAATAATGGGAGGAATTGTGGAGTCCTtctaaaaattaataatagcGACCAGATAAACAGGAGGAGGTTGTTCCTCGATGGGCACAGCAGTTGTATTAGAGTCGCGAAAATTGGGGACAAGGTTTTTATAGAtcggaagaggaagaaattatatAGCTTGTATTGCCAGTGCAGTGATAATGGAATCATTTCTCtctggaaaattttccttaaaaGGGTTCAGTACTCTGGGAAAATGCATCCCCCCCAGGGGAATCCTCACATGGTTCAGGGTAGGCACCCCTCCGAAGTTGTCAAACATCAACATCAACATCAACAGCAACAGAGTTACGGTACGCACAGTGAGCACCCTCCCGGTCGGAAAACGCACAAACTGAgtcggaaaaaaagaaaaaaagttaacaGGTATGCTAAGTGCTTCCTAATAATACAGAGCCTCTTGGAGGAGCAAACCTGTGCAGTGGACGCAAGTTGGTCGAGTGCATCTGATCAACTCGTCATTGGTGCATCCAATGGCTCCGTCTACATCGTACAAATAAACATACGGGCCTTGAAGTTGAGACCATTTTACAACCAAGTCTTCCTTGAAATTAACGAAATTACGTTAAAGTGCAACCGAGACCATGCAACGGATATGGTACAACAGAACAACCCGAAAGTCAAGTCCGGAAAGGATATTGTAGAAAGGAAACCAAAGAACAGAATAACCCCCAAAATAAAGTACCTCTACGATGAGCATGGAAATGTTGTGGAAAACACAAAGTCGCATGAAATTATACACATTTTACAGTGCACAGTTTGTAATTACAACGTGGATATTCATCCTTACTTTAGTGATAGTTTgaaatggaattttttcttagaGGATCCCATTTCTGGAGAGAGAAAATATCGTAATAGGACTGTCAGGTATATTTACGACTTTCCCTCCTTCATGAGGTGGTTCATTTGGATAGTTGTCAAATGCGTCGAGTTTGCACTGAGGGGAGTCCTCCCTCTGTGGGAGGCACTTGCGGCAGCCGCGGAATCACATCAGGAGGTTAGCAGTGAGGGAGGGCACAGTGGACAGAGCAATTATAGCGGGGGTGGTGGTAGGGTGAATAAGGGGATGAGCGGATCTGTTATGGGTAGTGGTGTGGGGGGGGATGGGACGATGTGCAGTGGCGGAGACGGGGACGACGAGGACGACGGGAATGACAGGGATcgggggaggggaaatggCCACAACAACGACGCCGGTGGGGACGacgacgacgatgatgataagaaggaggaggagcagGAAGGAGTTGACATCGGAGAAGATGAGGAAGAGAGAGAATATGTCGACAACGATAAAGGCGGTAAAGAGGTCATCCCCACGGGCAGGAACCTCAGCATGGATAGTAACCCCCGCGTAGATAGTAACCCCCGCGTAGATAGTAATCCACCGTTTGGCAGTAACCCGCGCAGTAGCAACAGGCAGAGCAAAGGAAgaggcgaaaaaaataaaataaataaaataaaaagtactaaagaaaaaaagacaaggaggagaagcagcgttgaaaagaaagggaggaaatacACAGAAAGTCACTTGGAGCTGGGGCGTTACCTCACTAGTAATGAAAATCTGAGTATCGTGAACGTAGAATACGTTAATGAGGACAATGAAAATAGTAACAAGTACAGCTACGACAACAATCATATGTACAGTAATAGACCTCGTCGAACATCCTCCGGATACTTGGCAAACGAGGAAGGAAGCAGGTCTTCCCCCATGAATTCACTCAATGATGATGAGTCCATGGAGGAgagtaataaaaatatcgacTTGAAAATTCTGGACATTATAAGAAACAACTACAATAAGGATAGCTATGCTGCTACCACCATACCCCTTTTGGATGAAGATTTCTGCGGACTCCCCCGAATGGAAGACTGTGGAGGGATGGACAGTTACGTGAACAAGGTGGAAGGGAATTCGAGGTATCCGGTGCAGAAGGAACGAGAAGGGAATATGCGCCTCTCAGATTTAAAGGGTAATGAAGACAGAAAGAAACGTAAAGTTAAGAAGGAGAGTTCCGGGGCCAACAGGAGGGACACCAAGGGGGGTGCCAAGGGGgatgaagggaagaagagagTCAAGAGGGAGCGAAAGGAGGGTATCAAGGAAAGCGCTAAAGAGGATAGTAAGGAAGGCGTGAAggatgggaagaaaaggcagaaaaaagggagagcaACAGGGGTGGAAACGGTCAAGGGGGTTACGAACCAAACGGTTGATGGACACTGTGACCGCCAAGTGGAGGAAGCCAACGCAGCAAGGACAGTGCTGTCAGATCGACAGGCAGAACGTCCAGTGGAGCAATCAAAAGGAGAGTATTCTGAGAGGCCTTCAGAGGAAAAGATTATGGAGTCAACGGAACAGTTGAATTGGGACCCGGCGGGAGAAAGGGCGGAGGTGGAAGGAGGGGATTGTGCACCAACATTTAGGAAGGAGACAAGGAGagagacaagaaaaaaaaaacaaaaaggaggtGAAGACAAGGAAATCGGGCACATGGGAAATTCAATGGAGGATATCCAGAACGAGGAGAAGGGAGAGAATTTGAGAGTGGAGGTACAGGATAGAGTGTGGAGTGAAACGAGCGAAGCTAAGAAGGAGGCAAGAAGAGCGGCCAGAAGGGAAGCCAGAAGGGAGGCCAGAAGGGAAGCCAAGAGGGAGGCCAGAAAAGAGGCCGAAAAGTATCCAAGCGAAAATCCCAACAGGGATCCCAATGGGGATCCCAACGGAGGTCTCAACGGAGGTCTCAACGGAGGTCCTAACGGAGATGCCAACGAAGGTTTGAACGAAAGTCCCAGCgcgaaaagaaagaagaggcCTAAGAAACGCAGAACCGGCAAGGATTCAGACAGGGAGTGGGAAAACTTCAATCCTCATGCAGAGTTGAGGTACGTGGAGGAATCGCAGCTGGTGGCAAAGGTGCCACCCAGAGGATGCAAGGAAATTATGGATTCATACAAtataagaaagaaggaaatacgTACAGGTAAAAATAGAAGTGGcgaattttattcttcaaatGATGTTAACGTTGGAGAATTGTCTAGATCGAACCAGGCTAAAGGGAACTACACAAGTGAAGGGCTTGAGGACTGTAACAATGAGGAACAGACAAACGTGACGCCGAAATATGGGATGAAGATTCAAGAGAGACAATTCTCACAACCATGTGAGAGCATTAAGAAAGATGGTGTAGTGAGGAGCTCATGGCTAAATGATGGAGAACTGGTATCCCGTGGAAGGAACAATAATATGTGTGTACGTGAAGATGAATACAGTGATGGCTACAACAGTGGCGGAGCGTATAGTGGTGAATGCGCTGATGAGTACATGGACGCGCGTAGCGGTGTACTTAATGATGACTATAGAGACGGCCAGTTGGAGGATGGTCAATTTGGAGAGCCTATTGGTAAGTCCTGTGATACCCGTAGCATCAGTAACCAGGAAATGAAAACGAAGCAGAAGCGAAGCTTCGAAAGGATGACTCCATACAATTCATATGAACGTaggaaaagagaacaaccaaaaaaaaaaggcaaactggaaggaaaggttctttaTTCCAATGGGATTTTGGATCAGAGGCTTCACAGTGCACCAGTTAAGACAAGCGTGGTAAACCGTGAGCATGTTATGCAAGGGGATGACACATGGGTGCGCGGTTCCTTGGGTGGTGTAGATAGGGTGGACAGAGACAAAGTGAAGGAGCATTTGGAAGAGGAAATGCATGTGATTGCagggggagaggaaggaGACGATGAGGAAGGAGAGGAGTCAGATGTCGGCGATtctgaaggggaaggagttAACGCTGGAGGGGCTACAAGAATAATGCACCTGGAGTCTCTTAAAGTGCAACAAAGCCCGAAGGAAACCGTTCCGATGCAACAATCATCGAGGCGAACGCAGCTGTACGGAGAAGTGGACGGGACGCACAACTACACCGAGAGGAACGCCAAACGGGTTGGAGGAGAGGACTTGTTCGAAACGGAGGAGCATTACGGTTGGCCTGAGAGGGAAGGCACAGACCAAGACGAGACAAATCCCTACGgtgtaaagaaggaaaatcatgacgaagaaaatgaaaacagaaACTATCTAAGCGGGAACACATTGAAGAGGTATACATTCGACACAGGAAACAACAGTAGTAGTAAGAGGATCCCAACTGAGGGATTGAAAAGAATCATCAGAGGGGGTGGGTCCTTCAATAGGAATTGCGAACAAGGGGAGAGGAGATGCATAAATAGGTACACTTCATCCGGAAGAGAGGAAGATGCATTCATCAGcgacgaaaaaggaaagaacactTACAATAATGCAATGAATAGAAGTAATTGCAGCGTCGATGAGCGAGTTGATTTTGCACAGAGAGACAGAAACCATACGGATAATATTCACGTGGAgaagtataaaaataaaatattcttctttgACAGTAGAACAGAAAATTGTACCATCTCTTGTATGTTGGGGGATGGCATTACCAATCCCATCGACGATGGTTGTCATGTcatgagaagaaggaaaccCTTTTACCTATTGTGGGAAGATGAAGTGGTTGGAAAATTCATTAAACAAGCTCTCTTTGGTAACTACCTCTTCGTAGTAACATCAGAAAATGGGATGTACATACTTAACGTGTTTCATATAGAAAGTAGATTGGTATTATATAACTTTGTCTTTCCATTGACAACAGACATCTGTGATATTTGTATCATAAGGAGCTTGCACCTAGGGACGGAGACCTACACGTTCTTCTACCTTCATGACTGTAAGAACAGATACTACATTTACCAACTAGTGAATTATTGCACCGTTTCCTTGTTGTATGAAATTGACACGTCTAAAATCGGAGTCCAGGTGCAAAACATGAATATCAATCTCATGGAGAGACTGACCAGGAGTGGTGCTACCCAGGGGGGGAtcaagaagaggaagaaatgtcTGAGGAATTTTGCCAGGCATATGCTAGCTAAACAGGGAAAGGGTAATGTGGTTAgtggaaaaaagggcaacCATAAGAGGGGTCGCATCAGAGGGGCAAATATCTTAAATGGGTTGCTGAAGAAAttcgaaaagaagaagaagaagaagaagaagatggtgatgaagaagatgaccAGAACGAAGACGAAGCCCAGAACGAAGGCGAAGCCCAGAACGAAGACTATccagagggagaaaaagaaaggagaaaaaggcgaaaaggGCATTAAGAAgctaataaaatatatgaccTTTTTTGAACACCCCAGTGAGATTAATAACGGAGAGGATGATCCAGAGAAGGTGAATCTGAAGTGGATGAAATTCTCAGGTAACGTAGGGCGAATAAATAGGGAAAATGCTTTGGGGGGAATGAAGACTTACCCATTTTACCTCGGGGGGGAATATCAGATGGAGGCTAAGACCTACCAAGGAGGAGTAACCATGAGGCGACTCGCAGGGGAGGGTGATTACGAGCATCATGTGAGCAACGATATCGGTGAAGTGACTCTCCCTGTGGAGAACAATATAACCTTGGGAAGTAGCAACGTCTACTGTCAAGGAACCAAGTTGgaaggagaaatgaaaatgccTTCTTCTCTCGTCCCCGCGAACGTATCGAACCTGTGGACTCATTACCCTGCTCACCTCTTAACAGAAGATCAAGCAGATGTATATTGCTTAGTGGGtgatgaaaatggaaggaactGTCTGCACCCcacgaaggggaaaagacaCATGGACGATGTGTTCAACAGGAATATACAGGGAAGTGATATTTTGTATGATTCGATAtacaggaagaagaatttcCTATACAGCTACATGTGTATTTTTGTATACTTCAAAAATGGGATGATATTTCTGATCCGAAGGAACTTGATTGTTAAAGGGGGAGGGACCGGGGATCACCAGATTAGTAACCATCCGATTATCATCTCGCTAAGTGAGCATCTACACCATGATGACGGGGTAACCCTGGCGACCCGTCTGGACAACCAGTACTACAACAAGTCGCTCTACTGTGATGTACAGATCGAGGAGGTGGACGATGGTACGGTGAATGCTAGCATGGTGGATGATACAGCCGTCCATGGTGCCGCTTTCCTCAGTCGAAACGCACATGTCGCACGAGCGAACGCATACATCAGCACATGCGAAAACCTTCACGCAATACAGAAAGAGGGACTACGAAACCTCTACACGTACAGCAACTTTTTCAGCGTATACGATTTTGATATAAAAGAGCTACTCAAGGGAGATGACATCTTTGAGGATGTGGGGACGACGAGGGGAAAGACGAAAAAGTtgttgaaggagaaaaacagaaCTAAAGGTAAAGATCTGCagggaggaggagaaaatattcAAGGGGAGATACCCCAGGAGTACTTCTTCTCAGATGAAAAGAATGGTTCCACTGTCAACACAACATCTGACCTATCCCCAAACATAAATATGGCCCATCAGATGTACTCCATtgcgaagagaaaaaattgcctTTTAAAAGATATCAATGAAGGGGGTATCAGGGTAAATCATTTAGCAAGCCCAGTACAGGGGGAACGATTAAGGGATCCTCCTTTGAAGGAAGCCATGTTGGACACTGTGATGTGGGGAGAGTCAACGCAATTGGAGGGCAAATGGATGCAAACCCCTCAATTGGGAAGTGAGAAGGTGCCATGGGTGAGTCCCCATATGGATGAGCCTAATAGCCATTTCCACGCACACAGCAGTCCAGCGACGAGACATCACCTTCCCTGGGGGAAGTCCAATGAGGAGGTGCCCAACGCGGTAACGGGGTTCCCAGAGGGGGAGGCGCAGTTCCTGTCTGTCGACGGGAGGAGCCGCAACGACGCAAGCAATGATGTCGGTAACCATGTCGGTAACCATGTCGGTAACGATTTCGGTAACGATGTCGGTAACGATGTCGATAACCATGTCGGTAACCATGTCGATAACCATGTCGATAACCATGTCGATAACCATGTCGATAACCATGTCGGCAAAGATTTTAGTGATGGGGATTTCGCAGACTTCATTGGTTCAGACTACGAAGACTGTAGTGATGGTTACCTCGAAGACACCCCCACGGAAAAGAAAACCAATGTCTACCTCCAGACAGTCAAGTTCCTACAGACGCAGATGCGTTATAGTATCTTACTAATGAacagaaggatttttttaaaatatctaCACGCTTATCTGAATCTGATAAAGGAGTACGCAGACCTTCAGAGGATTCAGCAGATCTTCCTGTACTTCATGCACACAACATTGTACCACTCTCAAACCTTCCTATCCGActtacacatatttttaGAAACCATGGACGAACCATATTGGCTAGATACGAATGCATTACTCTCCatgaatgtacattttttctttttgcttgTATTCATTTATGATAACTATTTACTTCCCATATATAGGAAggtgaggaggaggaggaaggacGGGATCCAGGTGAACCCGCGATTGGAGCCCTTTCTCGTCTTCCTCAGGGAATCGCGAAATTGCATATATCACGTCCAGAAGATTTTCCAAAGAAACTTTCGTTACATAGCGTCTTCGTGA